A window from Thermanaerothrix sp. encodes these proteins:
- a CDS encoding diguanylate cyclase, translated as MNTSASRMLELERRFRLLEEERDRVNRILAVAVGLVPASVGDEDGVERIIVRAADRARSLIKLGRWSCRLFSDDGLELYRAAGEEGDFDFDGALEALSSDGTLAWALAHPQPMFLSLPQGNVLLAALSTPSRIMGVFLAAQEESPEEVPEIGVAFFRTLMSYTAVSIQNTMRLEEVRSLNRRLGENVQRLEETKRALEEANRLKDAFLAHIGHEIRNPLGGIIGLLRGMSKEELPAGYPDRLEVLLSECENLNSLLDDLLDYSKLEAGRLDVMNVPYSPAELLESVASSFRLRAQDEGLEFRFFHDRLPERVLGDPRRVRQVLVNLLSNSLKFTRRGHISLSGWISEDKLYFAVEDSGEGMDLEDMGRLFVPFAGSSTGAGLGLCLSKGLANRMGGDITVRSRRGHGTVFTLELPLSGHQGTRCPLEGLKGLVVDDNNTSLAAACAVLRECGVDVKGLSSPEEAIQAASREEFDFVLMDLNLPAFDGVALLRRLREASSAKVVGLTAGVSQEEEDRFIGEGLLKVLRKPLDLGELAWALKHHAPSEVGLKSDLLETFRSDMARLEGVLLESFRRGDEDLFLKALHEFKGAALSFGQWKAAGGAQFRVPMGVPVRFSDVEFPEGMRVLVADDNQSSREALQRIFSPRGIRVLTARDGEEALDILLSGAVDVALMDCMMPRMDGVEVIRRLREAEAHSERYTYVIMITVRDTKEDLVRAMASGADNYVVKPFDPDDLTLRVLSGTRVMEVQRKLRFLARHDPLTGLFNRGALLEMEEREISRVLREGTRLSVAMMDIDRFKAINDRYGHLAGDEVLRQLSSRVKSLIRPYDILGRYGGEEFLMVLPGASLEGAVGLCDRVRRGIESAPVEYQGESIMVTASFGVAEFREGMSLDRLNDHADQALYRAKGDGRNRVAAFEG; from the coding sequence ATGAACACCTCGGCTTCTAGGATGTTGGAACTGGAAAGGCGATTCCGCCTTCTTGAGGAGGAGAGGGACCGGGTAAACCGGATATTGGCGGTGGCGGTTGGTTTGGTCCCCGCGTCGGTGGGGGACGAGGACGGGGTGGAGCGGATAATAGTAAGGGCCGCCGACAGGGCGAGGTCCCTGATAAAGCTGGGCCGCTGGAGCTGCCGCCTCTTCTCCGACGACGGCCTTGAGCTTTACCGGGCCGCCGGGGAGGAGGGGGACTTCGACTTCGATGGGGCCCTGGAGGCATTGAGCTCCGACGGCACCCTGGCCTGGGCGCTGGCGCACCCCCAGCCCATGTTCCTGTCCCTGCCCCAGGGCAACGTGCTGCTGGCGGCGCTGAGCACCCCTTCAAGGATAATGGGGGTCTTCCTGGCGGCCCAGGAGGAGAGCCCCGAGGAGGTCCCCGAGATCGGGGTGGCCTTCTTCAGGACCCTCATGTCCTACACCGCCGTGTCGATACAGAACACCATGCGCCTTGAGGAGGTGCGGTCCTTGAACCGGCGGCTGGGGGAGAACGTCCAGCGGCTGGAGGAGACCAAGCGGGCTCTTGAGGAGGCCAACCGCCTCAAGGATGCCTTCTTAGCCCACATAGGCCACGAGATCCGAAACCCCTTGGGCGGGATAATAGGGCTTCTTCGGGGGATGTCGAAGGAGGAACTGCCAGCGGGGTACCCCGACAGGCTGGAGGTGCTTTTGAGCGAGTGCGAGAACTTAAACAGCCTTCTGGACGACCTGTTGGACTACTCCAAGCTTGAGGCGGGCAGGCTCGACGTGATGAACGTGCCCTATTCCCCGGCGGAGCTTTTGGAGTCCGTGGCATCGTCATTTCGCCTGAGGGCCCAGGACGAGGGGCTGGAGTTCCGGTTCTTCCACGACCGCCTGCCGGAGAGGGTCCTTGGGGACCCCAGGAGGGTAAGGCAGGTGCTGGTGAACCTGCTCTCAAACTCCCTCAAGTTCACCCGCCGGGGGCACATATCCCTATCGGGATGGATTTCCGAGGATAAGCTGTACTTTGCGGTGGAGGACAGCGGCGAGGGCATGGACCTGGAGGATATGGGGCGCCTTTTCGTCCCCTTTGCCGGGAGCTCCACCGGGGCGGGGCTTGGTCTTTGCCTTTCAAAGGGCCTTGCGAACCGGATGGGAGGGGACATAACGGTCCGGTCCAGGAGGGGGCACGGGACGGTGTTCACCCTGGAGCTCCCCTTGAGCGGCCACCAGGGGACCCGCTGCCCCTTGGAGGGGCTCAAGGGGCTGGTGGTGGACGACAACAACACGTCCCTTGCCGCCGCCTGCGCTGTTCTGCGGGAGTGCGGGGTGGATGTGAAGGGCCTGTCCTCTCCGGAGGAGGCGATCCAAGCGGCGTCCCGGGAGGAGTTCGACTTCGTGCTGATGGACCTTAACCTTCCGGCCTTTGACGGGGTGGCGCTGTTGCGGCGCCTTAGGGAGGCCTCTTCCGCCAAGGTGGTGGGACTCACCGCCGGGGTGAGCCAGGAAGAGGAGGATCGTTTCATAGGGGAGGGGCTTTTGAAGGTGCTCCGGAAGCCCTTGGACCTTGGGGAGCTCGCCTGGGCCCTGAAGCACCATGCCCCTTCGGAGGTTGGGCTCAAGTCGGACCTTCTTGAGACCTTCCGGTCCGACATGGCCCGTCTTGAGGGCGTTCTGCTGGAGTCCTTCCGCCGGGGAGACGAGGACCTGTTTTTGAAGGCCCTGCACGAGTTCAAGGGGGCGGCGCTCTCCTTCGGCCAGTGGAAGGCCGCCGGCGGGGCCCAGTTCAGGGTTCCCATGGGGGTGCCCGTGAGGTTCTCGGACGTGGAGTTCCCGGAGGGGATGAGGGTCCTTGTGGCGGACGACAACCAGTCCTCCAGGGAGGCCCTCCAGCGCATATTCTCCCCCAGGGGTATAAGGGTGCTCACCGCCCGGGACGGGGAGGAGGCCTTGGACATCCTCTTGTCCGGCGCGGTGGACGTGGCGCTCATGGACTGCATGATGCCCCGCATGGACGGGGTGGAGGTGATCCGGCGCCTTAGGGAGGCGGAGGCCCACAGCGAGAGGTACACCTACGTGATCATGATAACCGTGAGGGACACCAAGGAGGACCTGGTGAGGGCCATGGCGTCGGGGGCGGACAACTACGTGGTGAAGCCCTTCGACCCGGACGACCTCACCTTGCGGGTTTTGTCCGGCACCCGGGTGATGGAGGTGCAGCGGAAGCTTCGGTTCCTGGCCCGGCATGACCCGCTCACGGGGCTTTTCAACCGGGGTGCTTTGCTTGAGATGGAGGAGCGGGAGATAAGCCGGGTGCTTCGGGAGGGTACGAGGCTGTCGGTGGCCATGATGGACATAGACCGTTTCAAGGCCATAAACGACCGCTACGGGCATCTGGCGGGGGACGAAGTGCTTCGCCAGCTTTCATCGAGGGTGAAGTCCCTCATAAGGCCCTACGACATCCTGGGCAGGTACGGGGGAGAGGAGTTCCTTATGGTGCTGCCCGGCGCCTCCCTGGAGGGGGCGGTGGGGCTGTGCGACCGGGTAAGGCGGGGCATAGAGTCGGCCCCGGTGGAGTACCAGGGGGAATCCATAATGGTCACCGCCAGCTTCGGGGTGGCGGAGTTCCGGGAGGGGATGTCCCTGGACCGTCTCAACGACCACGCGGACCAAGCCCTGTACCGGGCCAAGGGGGACGGCAGGAACCGGGTGGCGGCCTTTGAGGGTTGA
- a CDS encoding HDOD domain-containing protein → MGLVSLENLRPGMVLASALRAPDGRVMLGAGVEIKESHIKMLKIWGIPWADVEGEEEQAIQEEVRSREEAVVAARELVSSWFKPSSPLEEELFQLSAENAARRLLEEGALPPGWIPSPPKEQPKLNLGELGVGLPAMLHLVRQHVRLSSFPAIYFKLREVIESPVSSAAKIAEVVSKDPALTVRLLRLVNSSYYGFPKRIDSIQRAVAIVGTNQLTALAMAVSAMGAFKGVPSSRMDVGAFWEHSVACAVTARVIAFVLKMPNEEQFFLSGLLHDVGRLVLFSKVPWVMKSLMEGALFEGVPTHLLEERHLGFHHGRLGERLLKEWNIPDFIRILVGGHHDPMGCDLPREAAVVHLADVVALAMRWGSSGSRLTPPVDPAVPRMLELPPEGLPMVVSQAARQIAEIRRIFLV, encoded by the coding sequence GTGGGGCTGGTCTCCCTGGAGAACCTAAGGCCCGGGATGGTGTTGGCGTCTGCCCTTAGGGCCCCCGACGGCAGGGTCATGCTTGGGGCGGGGGTGGAGATAAAGGAGAGCCACATAAAGATGCTCAAGATATGGGGCATCCCCTGGGCGGACGTGGAGGGGGAGGAGGAGCAGGCCATCCAGGAGGAGGTCCGAAGCCGGGAGGAGGCGGTGGTTGCCGCCAGAGAGCTGGTCTCATCTTGGTTCAAGCCCTCAAGCCCCCTGGAGGAGGAGCTCTTTCAGCTCTCCGCGGAGAACGCGGCCCGCAGGCTTCTGGAGGAGGGAGCCCTTCCGCCGGGGTGGATCCCCTCGCCTCCCAAGGAACAGCCCAAGCTCAACCTGGGCGAGCTGGGGGTGGGGCTGCCCGCCATGCTGCACCTGGTGAGGCAGCACGTGCGGCTGTCCTCGTTCCCCGCCATATACTTCAAGCTCCGGGAGGTTATAGAGTCCCCGGTGAGCTCCGCCGCCAAGATAGCGGAGGTGGTAAGCAAGGACCCGGCCCTTACGGTTCGCCTCCTGAGGCTGGTGAACAGCTCATACTACGGGTTCCCCAAGCGCATAGACTCCATCCAGCGGGCGGTGGCCATCGTGGGCACCAACCAGCTCACCGCCCTGGCCATGGCGGTGAGCGCCATGGGGGCCTTTAAGGGGGTGCCCTCGTCCCGCATGGACGTGGGGGCCTTCTGGGAACACTCGGTGGCCTGTGCGGTAACCGCCCGGGTGATCGCCTTCGTGCTTAAGATGCCGAACGAGGAGCAGTTCTTCCTGTCCGGGCTGCTGCACGACGTGGGGCGGCTGGTGCTGTTCTCCAAGGTGCCGTGGGTGATGAAGTCCCTGATGGAGGGGGCCCTTTTCGAGGGGGTCCCCACCCACCTGCTTGAGGAGCGCCACTTAGGGTTCCACCACGGCCGCCTTGGGGAGCGGCTGCTCAAGGAGTGGAACATACCGGACTTCATAAGGATCCTGGTGGGGGGACACCACGACCCCATGGGCTGCGACCTGCCGCGGGAGGCTGCGGTGGTGCACCTTGCGGACGTGGTGGCCCTTGCCATGCGCTGGGGAAGCTCCGGCTCCCGACTTACCCCCCCGGTGGATCCGGCGGTTCCAAGGATGCTGGAGCTGCCTCCTGAGGGGCTGCCCATGGTGGTCTCCCAGGCGGCCCGTCAGATCGCTGAGATACGAAGGATCTTCCTTGTTTAG
- a CDS encoding C45 family autoproteolytic acyltransferase/hydrolase, translated as MTFRRRDVGLFKVISLEGTWREMGRAYGEAMGQELWDFYRLGVEEHLMGQLGRTQEELKALGEGFFRCYPHRFKEFVRGMAEGSGMELWRHLALGAIEVAAVESLVGHCSCVAAWGEYTGGGPLVVGRNYDYLPRFKEYGRFINALCLRPADGSVPVCIVGYVGTFYVTTALNGAGLFLELNNGMPSGGDLWYQNRIPNTLSLLSFLLDSWSLDEMEAHFLSVRAAFASVVTVCDEDLARCYEWPVFDVKPSPPVRPGLLVATNHFTSPSWGLPEPKDERSWLSVTRRNNLINLADNLKGGIDEDVMREILDTRIEDLGATSDCYTVYQVAASPKHRRLWLKVPGLTGWTRLDLAEHLGV; from the coding sequence ATGACCTTCAGAAGGCGGGATGTGGGGCTTTTCAAGGTGATATCCCTGGAGGGCACCTGGAGGGAGATGGGCAGGGCCTACGGGGAGGCCATGGGGCAGGAGCTTTGGGACTTCTACCGTCTTGGGGTGGAGGAGCACCTGATGGGTCAGCTCGGCAGGACCCAGGAGGAGCTCAAGGCCCTGGGGGAGGGGTTCTTCCGCTGCTACCCCCACAGGTTCAAGGAGTTCGTCCGGGGTATGGCGGAGGGTTCCGGGATGGAGCTGTGGCGCCACTTGGCCCTTGGGGCCATAGAGGTGGCGGCGGTGGAGTCCCTGGTGGGGCACTGTTCCTGCGTGGCCGCCTGGGGGGAGTACACCGGAGGGGGGCCCTTGGTGGTGGGGCGCAACTACGACTACCTGCCAAGGTTCAAGGAGTACGGCAGGTTCATAAACGCCCTTTGTCTTAGGCCCGCGGACGGTTCGGTACCGGTGTGCATCGTGGGGTACGTGGGTACCTTCTACGTCACCACCGCCCTCAACGGTGCGGGGCTGTTTTTGGAGCTAAACAACGGCATGCCCTCCGGCGGGGACCTTTGGTATCAGAACAGGATACCGAACACGTTGTCGCTTTTGTCGTTCCTCCTGGACTCATGGAGCCTGGATGAGATGGAGGCCCACTTCCTGTCGGTTAGGGCGGCTTTCGCGTCGGTGGTGACCGTGTGCGACGAGGACCTGGCCCGCTGTTACGAGTGGCCGGTGTTCGATGTGAAGCCCTCCCCGCCGGTGAGGCCTGGTCTTCTTGTGGCCACCAACCACTTCACCAGCCCCAGCTGGGGGCTGCCGGAGCCCAAGGACGAGAGGAGCTGGCTCAGCGTCACCAGGAGGAACAACCTGATAAACCTGGCGGACAACCTCAAGGGAGGCATAGACGAGGACGTTATGAGGGAGATTCTGGACACCCGGATCGAGGATCTTGGGGCCACCTCCGATTGTTACACTGTTTACCAGGTGGCGGCGTCGCCTAAGCACCGGCGGCTTTGGCTCAAGGTGCCGGGGCTTACGGGCTGGACCCGGCTGGACCTGGCGGAGCATTTGGGGGTATAG
- a CDS encoding metallophosphoesterase, translating to MRILRCPLPCSAGGIPSLLRFLALVCVLLGVSSTALAQGGSPAGGLNHRMLEQITSSPAGSSVTFLVVGDTRGPGSRFGFLVPQMRDDGGEFVIHLGDLTNRGARKEYDEALGHLKSIRKPFLVVVGNHELVDRGRSRFEGIFGPRRDLWFRRGGVLFLLVDNADGMPLSRERLRKIEEVLGQDAPVKLVFMHQPLFDPRGEGFRHAMDPKGTLELLKVFKAAGVSRIFASHVHGFFEGDWEGMPFTISGGGGARLYSKDPAHGFYHYHRVTAGPEGVEVETVPMGGYVR from the coding sequence ATGAGGATCTTGCGTTGCCCCTTACCCTGCTCCGCGGGGGGTATCCCCAGTCTTCTCCGTTTCCTGGCCCTTGTCTGTGTCCTCTTGGGGGTATCCTCCACGGCCTTAGCCCAGGGGGGCTCTCCCGCAGGGGGCCTCAACCACAGGATGTTGGAGCAGATAACCTCATCCCCCGCAGGATCATCGGTCACGTTCCTGGTGGTGGGGGACACCCGGGGCCCCGGGAGCCGCTTTGGCTTCCTGGTGCCTCAGATGAGGGACGACGGTGGGGAGTTCGTGATACACCTTGGGGACCTCACGAACCGGGGTGCCCGGAAGGAGTATGACGAGGCCCTGGGGCACCTTAAAAGCATCCGGAAGCCCTTCCTTGTGGTGGTGGGCAACCACGAGCTGGTGGATCGGGGCCGGAGCAGGTTTGAGGGGATATTCGGCCCCCGGCGGGATCTTTGGTTCCGGCGGGGCGGCGTGCTTTTCCTGCTCGTCGACAACGCCGACGGCATGCCGCTGTCCAGGGAGAGGCTGAGGAAGATAGAAGAAGTCCTGGGTCAGGACGCGCCGGTGAAACTGGTGTTCATGCACCAGCCCCTATTTGACCCCAGGGGGGAGGGTTTCCGGCACGCCATGGACCCCAAGGGGACCTTGGAGCTGCTGAAGGTCTTCAAGGCCGCCGGGGTCAGCCGGATCTTCGCCAGCCACGTGCACGGTTTCTTCGAGGGTGATTGGGAGGGGATGCCCTTCACCATATCAGGAGGGGGCGGGGCCAGGCTTTACAGCAAGGATCCGGCCCACGGGTTTTACCATTATCATCGGGTGACCGCCGGCCCGGAGGGGGTTGAGGTTGAGACGGTTCCCATGGGGGGGTATGTGAGATGA
- the rsmG gene encoding 16S rRNA (guanine(527)-N(7))-methyltransferase RsmG: MRIDLAESFGLINEHRGELMRYGALLASSNERARLTGPMDEEALWENHIVDCGALASALPKGARVIDVGTGGGLPGMVWAICRPDVGVTLLDSVGKKCALVEEMRQLLGLTPERVQVVCSRSEDFAKLNREVYDVACARALSEAPVLAELLSPLVSVGGMLWAMKGPKGAEEVAGLEGRWGELGLSDPAAIPYDLGDRSRMLILWRKESPCPPRYPRRPGMAEKRPWYR, translated from the coding sequence TTGAGGATAGACCTGGCGGAGTCCTTCGGGCTTATCAACGAGCATCGGGGGGAGCTCATGCGCTACGGGGCGCTTTTGGCGTCCAGCAACGAGAGGGCCCGCCTCACGGGCCCCATGGACGAGGAGGCCCTATGGGAGAACCACATAGTGGACTGCGGGGCCCTGGCCTCCGCCCTGCCCAAGGGGGCCAGGGTCATAGACGTGGGCACCGGCGGCGGGCTGCCCGGCATGGTCTGGGCCATATGCAGGCCCGACGTGGGGGTCACCCTGCTGGACAGCGTGGGCAAGAAGTGCGCCTTGGTGGAGGAGATGAGGCAGCTCCTGGGGCTTACCCCCGAAAGGGTCCAGGTGGTGTGCTCGAGGTCCGAGGATTTCGCCAAGCTGAACCGGGAGGTCTACGACGTGGCCTGCGCCAGAGCCTTAAGCGAGGCGCCGGTGCTGGCGGAGCTCCTGTCCCCACTGGTGTCCGTAGGGGGGATGCTTTGGGCCATGAAGGGGCCTAAGGGGGCGGAGGAGGTAGCGGGGCTCGAGGGGCGCTGGGGTGAGCTGGGGCTGTCGGACCCCGCGGCCATACCCTACGACCTCGGGGACCGCTCCAGGATGCTGATCCTCTGGCGCAAGGAGTCTCCCTGCCCTCCAAGGTACCCAAGAAGGCCCGGCATGGCGGAGAAGCGGCCCTGGTACCGCTAA
- a CDS encoding NAD(P)/FAD-dependent oxidoreductase, giving the protein MERSVQVLIVGGGPGGRVSYMALRKMGISSIAMVADEPPTVICSLPYGIGRRLIPEGPHKVIVDLKESPRLPKEIAEDTIWGRVVSVDHPSRVAVVRTDDGEVKVRYEKLVLAQGAAPWMPKVPGVLASEGSKGPTVMVGDDLYPRDALAENVKVLRGAHDAIDIDKLAREAKRAAVIGSGAIGLEVAEALVDRGLQVTLVEVLDHVVSALDLELAAVVENKLCEKGVDVRLGVTVKDVGKGEVLLSDGSSAAADFVVFASGVRPRLDLARALGVEVQRGVVVDHAMRTSVEGIYAVGDMAQVQDAATGRPVLPLIGTLAMRQAMVAAMDMAGMAAGLPPVTPWGVSQIFDLHWGSVGWTLEAARRAGIPAELVAVPVRSRDPFMEGRDGMWRITVAMGGEGLKMGQIIGFQVLTEGDNPVHLAERFIDIITARSTVQDLFARYFIHSPSHNSVDDPYLGLMMEAQKLMGQPRS; this is encoded by the coding sequence GTGGAAAGGTCGGTTCAGGTACTCATAGTTGGCGGCGGTCCCGGCGGCAGGGTGTCCTACATGGCCTTGAGGAAGATGGGGATAAGCTCCATCGCCATGGTGGCCGACGAGCCCCCCACGGTTATATGCAGCCTTCCCTACGGCATAGGAAGGCGCCTCATCCCGGAGGGGCCTCATAAGGTCATAGTGGACCTCAAGGAGAGCCCCCGGCTTCCAAAGGAGATAGCGGAGGACACCATATGGGGCAGGGTGGTGTCGGTGGACCATCCCTCCAGGGTGGCGGTGGTGCGCACCGATGACGGGGAGGTCAAGGTGCGCTACGAGAAGCTGGTCCTGGCCCAGGGGGCGGCCCCTTGGATGCCCAAGGTGCCGGGGGTTTTGGCTTCGGAGGGGTCGAAGGGCCCCACCGTGATGGTGGGGGATGATCTGTATCCCAGGGACGCCCTGGCGGAGAACGTGAAGGTCCTTCGGGGCGCCCATGACGCCATTGATATAGACAAGCTGGCCCGGGAGGCGAAGCGGGCGGCGGTGATAGGAAGCGGCGCCATAGGCCTTGAGGTGGCGGAGGCCCTTGTGGACCGGGGGCTTCAGGTGACCCTTGTGGAGGTTTTGGACCACGTGGTGTCCGCTTTGGACCTTGAGCTTGCGGCGGTGGTGGAGAACAAGCTGTGCGAGAAGGGCGTTGACGTGCGCCTTGGGGTCACCGTGAAGGATGTTGGGAAGGGGGAGGTCCTCCTCTCCGACGGCTCCTCCGCGGCGGCGGACTTCGTGGTGTTCGCCTCCGGCGTGAGGCCCCGGCTTGACCTGGCCAGGGCCCTGGGGGTTGAGGTCCAGCGGGGGGTTGTGGTGGACCACGCCATGAGGACCTCCGTGGAGGGGATTTACGCCGTGGGCGACATGGCCCAGGTTCAGGACGCCGCCACCGGAAGGCCGGTGCTTCCCCTCATAGGGACCCTTGCCATGAGGCAGGCCATGGTGGCCGCCATGGACATGGCGGGCATGGCCGCGGGGCTTCCTCCCGTCACGCCTTGGGGTGTGAGCCAGATATTCGACCTTCACTGGGGCTCCGTGGGCTGGACGCTGGAGGCCGCAAGGCGGGCGGGCATACCGGCGGAGTTGGTGGCGGTGCCGGTGCGCTCCAGGGACCCCTTCATGGAGGGCCGGGACGGCATGTGGCGCATAACCGTGGCCATGGGGGGAGAGGGGCTTAAGATGGGGCAGATAATAGGCTTCCAGGTGCTCACCGAGGGGGACAACCCGGTGCACCTGGCGGAGCGGTTCATAGACATAATAACCGCCCGCTCCACGGTCCAGGACCTCTTCGCCCGCTACTTCATCCACTCCCCGAGCCACAACTCCGTGGACGACCCGTACCTGGGGCTCATGATGGAGGCCCAGAAGCTCATGGGGCAGCCCAGAAGCTAA
- a CDS encoding class I fructose-bisphosphate aldolase, with protein MMSLEEIESILGSDAEDLLSHRCTGIPKEDIHLPGPDFVDRVFAQSDRSPQVLRSLQQLLGHGRLGNTGYLSILPVDQGIEHSAAASFAPNPIYMDPENIVRLAMEAGCSAVASTLGVLGMVARKYAHKIPFVLKINHNELLSYPNFHDQTIFASVEQAWDMGAVAVGATVYFGSPESRRQIQEVSKAFRRAHQLGMATILWCYLRNPAFEKDKDYHLSADLTGQADHLGATIEADIVKQKLPENNGGYRAVSFGKTHPKVYSDLVPEHPIDYVRWQVANGYMGRVGLINSGGPSGKDDLKEAVRTAVINKRGGGMGLILGRKAFQKPFKEGVQLIKAVQDVYLCDEIEPA; from the coding sequence ATGATGTCACTTGAGGAGATAGAAAGCATCCTCGGAAGCGACGCGGAGGACCTTCTAAGCCACCGCTGCACCGGGATCCCCAAGGAGGACATACACCTTCCGGGACCGGACTTCGTGGACCGGGTGTTCGCCCAATCGGACAGGTCCCCCCAGGTGCTGAGGTCCCTTCAGCAGCTCCTAGGCCACGGGCGGCTGGGGAACACCGGGTACCTGTCCATACTTCCGGTGGACCAGGGGATAGAGCACTCGGCGGCAGCGTCCTTTGCCCCCAACCCCATCTACATGGACCCGGAGAACATCGTGCGCCTTGCCATGGAGGCGGGCTGCAGCGCCGTGGCCAGCACCCTGGGGGTTCTTGGCATGGTGGCCCGGAAGTACGCCCATAAGATACCCTTCGTGCTCAAGATAAACCACAACGAGCTGTTGAGCTACCCAAACTTCCACGACCAGACGATCTTCGCCTCGGTTGAGCAGGCCTGGGACATGGGGGCCGTGGCGGTGGGGGCCACGGTGTACTTCGGATCCCCCGAGAGCCGCCGGCAGATCCAGGAGGTATCAAAGGCCTTCAGGAGGGCCCACCAGCTGGGCATGGCCACCATACTTTGGTGCTACCTCCGGAACCCGGCCTTCGAGAAGGACAAGGACTACCACCTCTCCGCGGACCTCACGGGCCAGGCAGACCACCTGGGGGCCACCATAGAGGCGGACATAGTAAAGCAGAAGCTGCCGGAGAACAACGGTGGCTACAGGGCGGTGTCCTTCGGCAAGACCCATCCGAAGGTCTACTCGGACCTGGTGCCGGAACACCCGATCGACTACGTAAGATGGCAGGTGGCCAACGGCTACATGGGCCGGGTGGGGCTCATAAACTCCGGCGGCCCATCGGGCAAGGACGACCTCAAGGAGGCGGTCCGCACGGCGGTCATAAACAAACGGGGCGGCGGCATGGGGCTCATCCTGGGAAGGAAGGCCTTCCAAAAGCCCTTCAAGGAAGGGGTGCAGCTCATCAAGGCGGTGCAGGACGTCTACCTCTGCGACGAGATAGAGCCCGCTTAA
- a CDS encoding NADH-dependent [FeFe] hydrogenase, group A6, with amino-acid sequence MAMINLNIDGKYVKVPEGSTILDAARELGIDIPTLCHLRLDQNVGMVNKSASCRVCVVEVKGRRNLAPACATPVVEGMEVRTNTIRVMNARKTVLELLLSDHPKDCLVCAKSGNCELQDLAERFAIREVRFEGEQSTYKEDHSPALERDMDKCVMCRRCETMCNEVQTVGVLSGVNRGFSSVVAPAFEKPLVDTVCTFCGQCAAVCPTGALVERDYSWRVIEALADPDKVVVVQTAPAVRAALGEEFGMEPGTLVTGKMVAALRQMGFDYVFDTDFAADLTIMEEASEFLDRLNRFLAGDKDVRMPILTSCCPAWVKFFEHQFPELLDVPSTAKSPQQMFGAVAKNFFAKKLGIPREKLVVVSVMPCLAKKYECSRPEFSVDGNPDVDVSISTRELARLIKRFNVEFANLPDEDFDRPLGESTGAGVIFGTTGGVIEAAVRTAVEWATKKPLEKIDFTELRGMQGCREAWVQVGDLKLHIGIAHGLGNARHLLESIRDGKSEMFHAIEIMACPGGCVGGGGQPYHHGNFDIVRKRAEALYREDAGKPIRKSHENPEIIKLYEEFLGKPLGETAHHLLHTHYFKRSDL; translated from the coding sequence ATAGCCATGATAAACCTGAACATAGACGGCAAGTACGTAAAGGTCCCCGAGGGGTCCACCATCCTCGACGCCGCCCGGGAGCTGGGGATAGACATCCCCACCCTGTGCCATCTTAGGCTGGACCAGAACGTTGGGATGGTGAACAAGAGCGCCTCCTGCCGGGTCTGCGTTGTGGAGGTCAAGGGCCGCCGTAACCTGGCCCCCGCCTGCGCCACCCCGGTGGTCGAGGGCATGGAGGTGAGGACCAACACCATCCGGGTCATGAACGCCCGGAAGACGGTCTTGGAGCTCCTCCTCTCGGATCACCCCAAGGATTGTCTTGTGTGCGCCAAGAGCGGCAACTGCGAGCTTCAGGACCTGGCGGAGCGGTTCGCCATCCGGGAGGTCCGCTTCGAGGGAGAGCAGTCCACCTACAAGGAGGACCACTCCCCCGCCCTGGAGCGGGACATGGACAAGTGCGTCATGTGCCGCCGCTGCGAGACCATGTGCAACGAGGTCCAGACCGTTGGGGTGCTCTCTGGGGTGAACCGGGGCTTCTCCTCCGTGGTGGCCCCCGCCTTTGAGAAGCCCCTGGTTGACACGGTGTGCACCTTCTGCGGCCAGTGCGCCGCGGTGTGCCCCACCGGCGCCCTGGTGGAGCGGGACTACTCCTGGCGGGTCATAGAGGCCCTGGCGGATCCTGACAAGGTGGTGGTGGTTCAGACCGCCCCGGCGGTGAGGGCCGCCCTTGGTGAGGAGTTCGGCATGGAGCCCGGCACCCTGGTGACCGGCAAGATGGTGGCCGCCCTGAGGCAGATGGGCTTCGACTACGTGTTCGACACGGACTTCGCCGCGGACCTCACCATAATGGAGGAGGCCTCGGAGTTCCTGGACAGGCTGAACCGGTTCCTGGCGGGTGACAAGGACGTGCGGATGCCCATCCTCACCTCCTGCTGCCCCGCGTGGGTCAAGTTCTTCGAGCACCAGTTCCCGGAGCTTCTGGACGTGCCCTCCACCGCCAAGTCGCCCCAGCAGATGTTCGGCGCCGTGGCCAAGAACTTCTTCGCCAAGAAGCTGGGCATCCCCAGGGAGAAGCTGGTGGTGGTGTCCGTGATGCCCTGCCTTGCCAAGAAGTACGAGTGCTCCAGGCCGGAGTTCTCCGTGGACGGCAACCCGGACGTGGACGTGTCCATATCCACCCGGGAGCTGGCGAGGCTCATCAAGCGCTTCAACGTAGAGTTCGCCAACCTGCCCGACGAGGACTTCGACCGTCCCCTTGGGGAGTCCACCGGCGCTGGGGTCATCTTCGGCACCACCGGAGGCGTCATCGAGGCGGCGGTGCGCACCGCCGTTGAGTGGGCCACCAAGAAGCCCCTGGAGAAGATCGACTTCACCGAGCTTAGGGGCATGCAGGGCTGCCGCGAGGCCTGGGTGCAGGTGGGGGACCTGAAGCTCCACATAGGCATAGCCCACGGCCTTGGCAACGCCCGGCACCTGTTGGAGTCCATAAGGGACGGCAAGTCCGAGATGTTCCACGCCATCGAGATAATGGCCTGTCCCGGCGGCTGCGTGGGCGGCGGCGGACAGCCCTACCACCACGGCAACTTCGACATAGTACGTAAGCGCGCCGAGGCCCTCTATCGGGAGGACGCGGGCAAGCCCATAAGGAAGTCCCACGAGAACCCGGAGATAATAAAGCTCTACGAGGAGTTCCTGGGCAAGCCCCTGGGTGAGACCGCTCATCACCTGCTGCACACCCATTACTTCAAGCGCAGCGACCTGTAA